One Callospermophilus lateralis isolate mCalLat2 chromosome 6, mCalLat2.hap1, whole genome shotgun sequence genomic region harbors:
- the LOC143402098 gene encoding olfactory receptor 10C1-like: protein MSLNCSSWQDNSLFVKRFAFAKFSDVTEQCFLLFTLILLMFLASLTGNALIALAIWTNPVLHTPMYFFLANLSLLEIGYTCSVIPKMLQSLVSEARGISREGCATQMFFFTLFAISECCLLAAMAFDRYMAICSPLHYATRMSHGVCAHLAVVSWTVGCMVGLGQTNYIFSLDFCGPCEIDHFFCDLPPILALACGDISHNEAAVFVVAILCISSPFLLIIASYGRILAAVLVMPSPEGRRKALSTCSSHLLVVTLFYGSGSVTYLRPKASHSPGTDKLLALFYTVVTSMLNPIIYSLRNKEVKAALRRTLGKRKILNHG, encoded by the coding sequence ATGAGCCTCAATTGCTCCTCTTGGCAGGACAACAGCTTGTTTGTAAAACGTTTTGCATTTGCCAAATTCTCTGACGTCACTGAACAGTGTTTCCTTCTATTTACCCTCATCCTACTCATGTTCCTCGCATCACTGACAGGCAATGCCCTCATAGCCCTTGCCATCTGGACTAACCCAGTCCTTCatacccccatgtacttcttcctggcCAACCTGTCTCTCCTAGAGATTGGCTACACATGCTCTGTCATACCCAAGATGCTGCAGAGTCTTGTGAGTGAGGCCCGAGGAATCTCTCGGGAGGGTTGTGCCACACAGATGTTTTTCTTTACATTATTTGCTATCAGTGAGTGCTGCCTTTTGGCAGCCATGGCTTTTGACCGCTATATGGCCATATGTTCCCCACTCCACTATGCAACACGAATGAGTCATGGGGTGTGTGCCCATTTGGCAGTGGTTTCTTGGACAGTGGGATGCATGGTAGGCTTGGGCCAAACCAATTATATTTTCTCCTTAGACTTCTGTGGCCCCTGTGAGATAGACCACTTCTTCTGTGATCTCCCACCTATCCTGGCACTTGCTTGTGGGGATATATCCCATAATGAGGCTGCGGTCTTTGTGGTGGCAATCCTTTGCATTTCCAGCCCATTTTTATTGATCATTGCTTCCTATGGCAGAATTCTAGCTGCAGTCCTGGTCATGCCCTCCCCTGAGGGCCGCCGGAAAGCTCTTTCCACCTgttcttcccacttacttgtagTAACGCTCTTCTATGGCTCAGGATCTGTTACCTACTTGAGGCCCAAGGCTAGCCACTCACCAGGAACAGATAAACTGCTAGCCCTCTTCTATACCGTGGTGACATCCATGCTGAACCCCATCATCTATAGTTTACGAAACAAGGAAGTCAAGGCAGCTCTCCGGAGAACACTGGGTAAAAGAAAGATTTTGAACCATGGATAG